One window from the genome of Oceanispirochaeta sp. encodes:
- a CDS encoding putative quinol monooxygenase, whose amino-acid sequence MIGIIAEFDVKKESIDAFLAEVKPLVAASNAEEGCIAYGLHKAQGSENLYTMIEEWKDQPAIDEHNRSPHLTEIGPKLKILLNQNIKVTLYDKVL is encoded by the coding sequence ATGATCGGAATAATTGCTGAATTTGATGTAAAAAAAGAAAGTATTGATGCTTTCCTGGCAGAAGTAAAGCCTCTTGTGGCTGCATCCAACGCTGAAGAGGGATGTATTGCATATGGACTTCATAAGGCTCAGGGATCAGAAAACCTTTACACCATGATTGAAGAGTGGAAAGATCAGCCTGCCATAGATGAACACAACCGCAGCCCTCATCTGACAGAAATCGGACCGAAACTGAAGATTCTGTTAAATCAGAATATCAAGGTGACTTTGTACGATAAGGTTTTATAG
- a CDS encoding GTP-binding protein, whose product MTSNTIMTTILGGFLGSGKTTVLNQLLNDLNPQLRTAVIINDFGEVNIDSLLIEKGGYSKKEISGGCICCSLKAKLLDTLLQIVNEEKPDEIYIEATGLAVPWEMKQTIEKNFPSDLIRVKDVLVCMDARQCDRYHDRLPAYSRQFEGRPLVLITKADIYSLDVLEQTRVKLQKHYPGLTGFAESRSGCWKKPGTPGIPVTSPAASTGLFLFHPEMIDTGKDGIESLSLMGPLTGTVADLHQLIDENRPKVIRLKALIPFNKTVLSLQFDGSTISEQKAPENLDIKGQTVLNMFCMKEDMENLKEKISRLISLD is encoded by the coding sequence ATGACTTCCAATACAATCATGACAACCATTCTGGGAGGCTTTCTGGGGAGTGGTAAGACGACTGTTTTGAACCAGCTTCTCAACGATTTGAATCCACAGCTGAGAACAGCCGTCATCATTAATGATTTTGGTGAAGTGAACATAGACAGCCTGCTCATTGAAAAAGGTGGATACTCAAAAAAGGAGATATCCGGCGGATGCATCTGTTGCAGCCTGAAGGCAAAACTCCTGGACACTCTCTTACAAATTGTGAATGAAGAAAAACCGGATGAGATATATATTGAAGCCACTGGTCTGGCCGTACCCTGGGAAATGAAGCAGACCATTGAAAAGAATTTTCCTTCCGATTTAATCAGGGTCAAAGATGTGCTGGTCTGCATGGACGCCCGTCAGTGCGACCGCTACCATGACCGTCTACCCGCCTACTCCCGTCAGTTTGAGGGAAGACCTCTTGTGCTCATAACCAAAGCGGATATCTACAGTTTGGATGTCCTGGAGCAGACCAGGGTGAAGCTGCAGAAGCACTACCCGGGATTGACAGGATTTGCTGAATCCCGCAGCGGATGCTGGAAGAAACCCGGCACCCCGGGAATACCGGTAACATCCCCGGCAGCATCCACGGGACTCTTCCTGTTCCACCCGGAAATGATCGATACAGGCAAAGACGGTATTGAATCCCTCTCACTCATGGGCCCCCTGACGGGGACCGTTGCCGATCTTCATCAGCTTATCGATGAAAACAGACCAAAAGTCATCCGCCTCAAAGCATTGATCCCCTTTAACAAGACTGTATTGAGTCTTCAGTTTGATGGGAGTACCATTTCTGAACAAAAGGCTCCTGAAAATCTTGATATAAAGGGACAGACCGTACTAAATATGTTCTGTATGAAAGAAGATATGGAAAACCTCAAAGAGAAAATATCCCGGCTGATCAGCCT